The genomic region ATGATAGAAATAACAATAATgcattattaaaaatgttatgTTACTTGCTCATGTATATAGCTACATTATTGTAGATGGAATACCGATGGTTCAACATCTATATAAGCATGTATTGAAAGGTATGCAAAATTACTTACACCAGTGACACAATGTCCCCACGTTGTACATCATAATTTCTAATGCTCCAGTGGTTTAAGAGTACTACATCAGATGCTCGTCTTCCCCCAGGATTCAaagaaggctgagagaaggggagaaaaaaaaacatatttagAGCTAGATTCCCTTTACCAATCTTCCACTGAATTGTCTTTCCATCAACAGGTGAAATCCATTAAAATCCATAAAAACATACCCACTTACTGTAAGAGGCCAAGAATCTGTTGTATTACAGGAAATACATTTCTTCATTAAATGACATGTTAAATATCATTAATTTATGACAAACTATAGTTCACATATTTCAATGCACTACTGCATGCAAATCAAATTACATGGGATACATACTTATGGCCAGCCTGATGAAAAGAAGGGATTGCCTTTACTGTTTatcatttaatattaaaatcaaAGGACAACCAAGTACACTAAttcccaggggaaaaaaccaaacaagcaaacaaacttTTTGCAGGCATCTTACTGTTTATAAAAGCATAATAcactaaaaatgaaatatgtacTTGTAACAATACTAATCTCAGCATCCTttgcaaaggggaaaaacaagCCCTATACCTACAGCACACACTGACACTGGCAATAAATGTGGGCCCTCCATAACAAGACACATAAAGGCATGAATTAAAATAACCAAGTAATTAATGCATAATTAGGAGGTACATCCAATCacccaaaattattttgtgcgATAACTCACAGCTGATACTTAGGAAAGATCTAAATGAGTGTTCTCACAGTTTTTGTATCAAATAAACTTATATCAACTGCATCTTACAGAGAAATACACCAGGTAGTTACAGTACTGCCCTAGTTGCACTATCCCACTtgacttctatttttttctgcatttaaacaAAGGAAATACCTTAGAATTGAAATACATTTAGATATTGTATAAGCTTTTTAACTTAAAGCAtgctaaatgcatttttaacaaTAGCTGATGTCATTTTGACATATATGAGTGGATATCCAACTCATTATACATTAGAATTGTGCTTGAGAAAAATACTatggtgttggctttttttccttctctctcacaaaaaaaaccctgacaaaTGTGCTGACAATAATACTATTTTGTTagaagaaactgaaggaaaactaGGGAGACAACTTTCCATTTACATCAATAATTACTAttgtctgttaaaaaaaataaaaggctaaATCCTTCAGCAAGCCTTTCTCTGTTGTAAATAACACAAATTGAGATTCCACAACAAACAAGTATAGAAACAATACAACTTATTCCTCATTATATTTTTACTAGTAGTAAGGTTTAAGGtctagaaaaatcaaaatacaactTCTACAAAAGCAGTCAACAAATAAGGTCACAAGGGCTTTTCATAAGAAACAGAATAACACAGAGGCTTCTTCCTTCTAGTCTGAAGCATTATAACTTCTTTGCTCAAGTTTTTGGCATAAAAGCCTGCTACAAAGGAGGCACACAGGTCTTAATGTAAGCTGTGGTGCAGAAGCCACAAAACATTACTCTTTCTAATTACTAACTAATCTAATGCTAAAAGCATGCAAATTGAGATCCCCAGCCATATGATGAAGCCTCATAGGACATGAGGTTCCATAAGTAGGAGGGTAAAAACATGCCCTTTTACTATAAATAATGATTAACTTGATAGTTGTTATGCTGCTAGTGAAGGTCACAATTTATTTGCTTGTAGCTTGGGGAACACAAAGAATATTCACATGAGCTTACAGGCTTAGGTACAGTAATCCTAATAATAAAGTTAGGAGAAACTGCCACTGAATAATTACAACTGCTATTATGCATAATGGCATAGAATATTCAGTACTGTTTGCTGCAGAAACATGAATGCTTTGTCAGAGATCACTGGTCAGGCCACTTCCTATAATCCTTGGTATTGAACTGTTTGCAATAGAACTTGCACATACAGCTGCACATATGCTGTCATCTTCTATCCCACTTGAAAACACTCCATTTGATTGAATGAATTTACAAATTTATATATCCATGGGGGTTTCCTTTTCCACATCTTTGTGTATGAGGTGTTCATAATACCAGACAAGCAACGAAactcaacaaaaaaaaccccataaatcaATATCGAGATGTCCATATGACAACAAAACATATAAAAGTATACAGCCCGCAGCACAAGAagtcacacacaaaaaatccaCAACAGGCAATTAAGAAATCTTATTACCAGTTATTTGTGTCACTTACATTTCATGTTGTAGACAGATTACAACTCACTAGAAACCCACTATTAGTAGAATGCTAGATGAGTACATCAATCTAAAATTCTAAGCAACAAAACTACCTCGTGATGATTTAAAAACCCAGtacatttggaaagaaaagagaaagtaatGAAACTACTAAAACTTAAAATTATAAACTGCAATAGTTCACTGCTATTCCCTATAGGTTAGTTAATACACATATACACTGAAGTCAGCACAACTGAAATTATGACAGGTGgctgaaagcactgaaaaacaCAAATCAGCTTGAGACAATGGAACACATGAAGTCTGTCTAAATTGATTGGGTcagaaaatttgtattttccttaGAAGCTTTATTCATATGCTTGCCAGGGTGTCAAAAAGCATTCCCATCATCAGTAACTATGAAGCAGCAGTAAGGCTGGTCCAGAACAAAAGGAGAAAGTGTGGGGGGGGAGAGAGAGCGCACAGCAGAGAACAAGAGTAGGAGAGCAAACATGACAcagaaagatttatttcttgCTTCTTGTCAAAACTTTTAATTTCAGGCTCAGCAGGAGCCACAATTATGAGTACACAAAGCCTACTAGACATTTTAGAGGTCTATTACAAACTAATTCTTGGGAATCTTACCATGGTATCAAATTGAGACAATAAGGTATCACTAGAAGCATGTGATTGAGGGATACAATCTGACTACAAACTGATTGAACTTCAGTCTTCCTTATACCTACAGCTGTCAGATACATTTAACGCAGATCACTCTCCAAAGAACACAGTTAACAGACAGAATTGCAGCACAATCAGTACTCCTTCAAGCTACTCTTAAAGACAGGGATATATATTCCTTATAATTGTGCCCCTGTCAGACTTGCTTAGACGTCTAATAAATCTTGGCAAggaaattagtattttattaaaagcactaggattttttttttttttttttttttttttgtaatctgAAAAACATCTATAGGCATAAAACAAACCTctatttcagttctgtttcGGAATAAAACCAGAGAGATTTACAGACACTGAGGTGTCAGTAAAATTACAAATGTCAGCTCTCAAGCTATCCATATTTCAATCAACAGAGGGAATGTTTAGTTAACAGATACAGCAAGGGAAAAGCTTCAATTTTAATAATCCAGTGAATATATATTGTTTTCCCTTTGTCAGGTTGAATAAATCTAAGCAAATAACTGTAGTGTTTTTCAAATCTTCCATGGATAAACCACGGTTAACTACATGCTCTTCAAGTGCCTAGAGAAGCAACACTCCAAAACAATACCATATACAGAACACTCCCAAACACTTGGGACTGActtcaaagaaaacataaaactgAGGTTTTAACCAGAGGACGACCACAGGCTTCTGGAGAGGGAAATCTAAGAAATTTCCTGCCAGCTACTGAAATAGAACTATTAATCAATAATGGATGTTCAACAGAACACTACATCCACGACAGAAAAGATCGAACCATGAATGGCAATGTGATatgctaaaaaaaaccaacacctcAAAATTTAAATGCTCAGGTCATACTCGGTAGCagcaaaaaaaagcccaaaaaacagaaacaacaaagaaaaacaaaaccataaaatcGGAAATGAATCTGCATCTTGAATGCTCTATGTGGCTCTTGACCTGCAACAGAGGCAAAAAATGGGAAGGTAGAAAATAGGGGAGTTGTACTCATCTGGCTGATTTTGTACTTCTCTAGATGCTGCGTTATATATTTGAATTTCTCCTGCCTGAAGATAATAAAAAGATAACAAAACtggtttttcccagttttcccctcctctccttctttttAGTGCAAATTTCTGGCTCTGCAACTGCAAGCCCTGAGATTCTCCGCTCTTTCACTGGTCATCAGTGATACTCAGAATAATATCTGTGAAAATGGCAAAGATAACTTATGTTACACCTAGCTTTTGGCCTTGGATTGTAGAATTACTGGAGTAAAATGACTTTACTTTCATCCCTGTTCTTGATGTGAAAGCTGCCTGCTGATGTTTCTTGACAGAGTTTAAACATCAGATTACAGACTGCCTACAAAAGACACCTTGTcattccctcctccccaccacGTGCTTTTTAGAACATTAAACACAAATCAGCCAAGTACAGGATCAAGCCAAGTTTTCTAGCCCATGTGTAAATTCTGCATAATACAAACTCCAGCAGCTGGTCTTGAGTGCTGTGAAACCTCTCTTCAAGGTTCTGAGCTTATTAAGGCAATCAGAAAAGAGAGCTTGCCATCAAAGAATCAAATCCTTACTCTCTGCTAATTGCAATGTTGCAACATTGGAACAAAATATATCATAGTTATCAGTGGTGTTGCACACCAATGTGCAGTGCATATGATTCAAAATGCAAAGTAACAATATAGAAATTGTCTATCTACATAAAAACATAGCTTTTTCAAGACCAAATAAACAGCGAAAACAAAATAGCGTTCATGAGTATTTATCATCTAAACGTTACACATcttctttatatttctttgcTTACACTGTATAAACATTCAATATAACCAAAGTAAAAACAGTGAACTGATACCTACTGCCTgataaaaataagtaataataTTAGGTTCATGCCAGTTTCAGTGTTCTTCCCTGCAAAGGTGCCATATGTGTTCATTATTAAGATCAAGTATAGCAAGAAACAGTTTTGCCATACAGTTACTATAATGTagctattaaaaattaataaagccTCTTTGTGAGTCATCAATTCAATGCCAAGAGACAAAAGGTATTGCTCCAACTATTTCTAAATGTCTAGGAAGATATCAAAACAATATATCTTTATCACTATTTCTCCATATATTATCCTTTTACTGACACAGAATTTTGGGAAGTTTTGTTctcaaaatcttttcttttaaatcacaaaatatttaacaaagtAGAAATTAAACTATTCCATACTAGAACGTCATTTAATAAcaattgagaaaaaaatctttttcaccTTGGTATTATCAGTGGAGAGccacattttaatttcctgacAGACAAAAGATATTACCAGCAATACCTGCATAGATGCTCCTTCCACCCTTGCAACACAGGCAACTCTATCCAGGAAAGTCACAGTTACAGGAACAGCAACAAAGAAACCTTTAAAAAAGGCTTTAATGTATTTCTTCCCCAAACCCTGAGCCTGTGCCATAGTCTGAAAAACacgaaggaaagaaaaaaggttgtTATAAGAAATTTGAAGTTAACATCAACATGTAGCAATTCAACACAGAACAATTAAGAATAAATTTATTATCTGTTAGAGTCTCACAATATCCAGAGTGAAAAAAAACGAGTGTGCACatgagaatggaaaaaaaccccaaaccaacaaaccagaAATCTTCATCAGAATTTAAATGTCTATCCTACAGAACAGAGCTTGATACTTGACATTTACCATTTAGCTATTTCTTGTGATCCTGTGCTAGAAGAAGTACTTGATAAAAATGACTCAATGTAGCAGGTAAGAAAGAAGCAAAGTGATACAACCAGACAAAATTTAATAAtgcattttggggaaaaaaagcataattttctCTCCATACACTGGTAATTATTAATTTCTCACCCCCAAAGGTGGATTGTGTTAAGCAAAGGAAAGCTATTTGCAACACATTaccttttctttattaaatattttcacaaatgAAAATGCACAAATGCATCATTTCCACAGTGGTGGTAACTGCAAACATAAAATCAATTCAAATTGTCACATATATCATGGGGACTCACCATAACACAATGACTGACTCCTTGTTCACCACTACATCACAAAGTTAAAAGCATGTTGGCAGACTAGGCAGCTACATAATGACACATGAGGTGATTCCACTCCAGTTCCATGTATTATACTATCTCCCATCTATTTATTTAGCCCTGAACCACTGAACATGCTTGGAAAATACCTACAAAGTACACTGAAACAATAGCTGTTTGATCACATTAGTCATACCTCTGAAAAGCAAGCTGAATATCCAGGTACTACTGCATAGACACAAGCCTAGGTTATGCAACTGCAGTTTCATTATAAGAAATGCTGCCTATCACCCTCTTAAACTGCTGCTTCACCTAATGAATCCCTGGTAGCCCTCCCTCAAGATCAGCTTGTGAAGTCCCTGCTCCCTCTGTCACTCCTAACTCCAACAGACAGAAGGACAAAACAGACTGTGCCCTGATTTTTCAGTCTCCCACTGTGTTTCTATTCAAGAACACAGagttatttttcaattaaaataattaaaaacataaatatatgCAGTTTCATTCAATCCTCTTACAAAGTATTTAGAATTTCACAATATAATCATTTTTTCTTGGCTGCATTTTGAGAAACATGGAAGCGATGAAATATTTGTATGCAGAATATAAACTGAAATCACTCTGATGAAATAGTACTGAAGGTAGTATTTCTGTCATGGACAGAGCTTCTTAATTCCAAATAGCATCAAACTTAGGAGAGAAAACGCAGTTCTACAAAGTAAGCCATCTGTGTATTCTTCAATAGAATTCTTTATAGATATTAATAGCTTTGCAATGACAAGACCTGTCTTCTAAGACTATTACTTCTGACATTCACCTTCAAaagctttaattatttttttaaagtggaaatATTTCATCATCTATAACTTGTTCATAAATTCAAATTTGCATACTGCTTATAATTCggtcattttctttctgaacatttcatgaaaacattttcagtttgcATCAACCACTTCTACAAATAACTTGAAATAGGCtgtgaaacagaacaaaagTCTCACCATTTCAAGAAAAAAGCTATAATGGTTTACTCTCAGCTTATAATTTAAGAACTTGTTATTAGAATCAATCCACCAAAAGAGACTATTGCCTCCATCAGCAGAGCTTCACCTTTGGAAAATACACCACATAAAAATAGAATCTCTAAAAATCAGGGTTTTGTCTACCTTCTAACTACACCACTGCTGGCACCTTAATACCCTTCTCTCAACCTATTTACTTTGAACTTTACCTCTTGAGTTTTCTGGTTGGAACTCTACTTCTCTGCTATGAGGTCTGGCATCTCAGACCTCTCAGACTCCACTCTAACAGCAATGTCTGCCACAAAACACCATTTGGAGACCTTACCCACAAATATATTCACTATATTCTCTAGAGTAACTTGAGCAGGAAAACATTGTCTGATACATGTACCACAATATGGCTGGTttaggaatatatttttttttcattcagaaatCAGACAACTTTACTTCTCTTAAAATTCCTCAGAGTCAAACCTCTTTTTCAGTAATaatgaaacataaaaattcATCCCATCCTTTCTACTAAATCCATGGACAGATCTTGTTATAAACTTCTTGCAGAAGCCCCATGATAGTATCTACAGAAAAATCTAGTATCTGAAGAGAAGTAATTGGTCAGACAATCCACAGGAGACCAACCATATGCTTCCTACAACTACAAGCTAATTAATAGTGACAGAGAATCTAGCAGCCAGGTTAAAACTGCTAAGACAAAATGCTACATTATCAGTACACCACTTGGACAAGGTAACACCAGCAGTATTAAGCAGCTATGGACAATGCTGGGAATTAAAGTCTACTTTTGTGGGTTTGAACACATGCAGAATTCTATGGCACAATAGGAAGAACATGAGGGGAAAAGCACAAGCAGCACCCCTACAAGCAATCAATTTgcaaaccaccaaaaccaatAACAGCTCAGGTGCTGAAGGACTTCTCTACTTGCCCTgaattttctcctctcctcccctctcctctcagCAACTATCAAACCACTGGGTTCATCTTTCCTTTACACCAAAATGATGAATCCTTCATTTATAATGATGAATCCTTCATTTATAATGATGTGCTACATTCTGAACTTTTGCTGGTTCCCCACCTCCCATAGCAAAGGACAGCTTTTCCCCACGGCACAAACTGAGCCAGCCTGCAGAAGCCTTTCTTCCCTAAAGACAGTAAACATTTGCACAcacatttcaaataatttgaGAAGAACTATTTAAAAACAATCCACCTTTAACCTTAAGTCCTTTCATATAGCAAAACATTTTCAACACAAAGGTAAATTACTATATGTCAGTATCTGACTTAACAGTGCACACATTTTTGCCATGTCTGTTCCATAAGCTTTCCCCTCTAAAAAGCACAGACAAGTAAATGCACGTGCAGAGCTGCCATGCAACTGTTGACAAAATAGTTCACCACCCAACTTCCAGTAAATGGGAAGTTACCCCTCACTCTTTTCATATCAGGGGCTTCAAGTTGTCTTGCACTGCTACAGGGGAAGAGCTGGAACATAGGCAGCAGAAAGGCAGTTTGCAGCATTACCTTCTACCAATGACTGGACATGTGAATGGATAATCCTCAACTGATAAACACTGATGAATTAAAATGTGCAGAGTTGTCTTTTCTTATACTTTGATAGTTGTAGgagaaaagaaggggaaaaggtaATGGTAAGCATTTACCACAGTCACAAGAAAGAATTTAGGGTGGTAAAGGGTAGACACAAAAAAGAtccttaaaattaaaagaaaaaatttggttggagttttttttataaagaaaacataAGACAGCCATCACTCCTAAAGATAATATTCTGCTCTTAGACATTTCTAAAACATCTGTagattttaaaagcatcatGTTTCTGgaatgaaattctgaaatacaGTGCAGTGTCTGGTTTATGATGACAGGTTTCAATGCGTATCAGTGAGGCAAGCAAAGTATtgtttgctgaaaaaaataatttctctaacATATATTTCTGGATCTCTGCCCAGTTAGACACCTTGAATAAGATCAACAAATCACAACACTTaaaagatgggggaaaaaaaaccaacaaaaccaaatacaaaagaaaaaaacaaacccagaataaaaatattttagagatGCATATGCTTTTCAGCATTTGTAAGTAATACTtggtttagggaaaaaaaaaccgcACAGAATACAAACTTCAAACAAATAACCTTGAAAACTTGTTTGAAATGGAAACATGGACAAGAAAAATCCAAGATCAAAAATGCTAGCATATAGCAGGTCAAAGCATTAAGAATTTCACATTGTGCAGCTCAGAGATTAAGGCAGATGGAGCACAGCATTATCTGGACTGAAGTATTTGGTGCACAAAAGGTCCAGGGATTATAATGAGCCTCTTGTGGGTACTACAACATATGGAGCAGAGATGCTATTTAGATAGTTCTCTATgtataaaatgtttattttttcttacactTGCTTGCACATTAGAAGACACTGTTTATCAAACAGCCTGCAGAAAATCATCAAGCAATTCAGAAAGCCCCAGGTTACAATATATTTGCAAAGCTAGGTACTTAAAAATTACCCACAGAAGTATGATAGGAAAAATAGCTGTAAAAACAAGGCATTAGCAGTCATCCGCAAAGGAAATAGAATGGCCCCTGATGTGCTTCTACAAGAAGGCATGTGAGGGAACAGGAAGGAGGGAATTACAACCTATATGCAAAACAACTACCCTACGAAGGCTGCCCCGTTAGTTTGAAATGACCTATTTGATCTTGTTCAGGAATTTGTAGCTATATTATATTTAGTTCAAGAATCCATTGAAACAACCAACTTCTCTGTCAATCACAATATACATTTTTCTATAAATCAATGGCATTACACTAGAATTCAGGATATATGgtttgaaaataaagaagacTTTCATAACAGAAAACACCACAACACATGAATAAGCCCAATTTTACTGTGTCCTATGAAacataaaactgaggacaaaagcttttgttttaagACTGCTCTAAACTGAAGACGAGGTTATACCTAGCCTAACAACCATGATTAACAGGACATCACTCAGTATCAGAATTCGTGTGATCTTTTTAACACATGCTTTTTCTACAATTTTTCATGATATGAGGCCAGAGCTAAATACTGCCATGCAGCCTGACTCATTTCCCACTTTGGTTGTATATTTCAATAACTTTTACACTACAGTGATTATTGTAAGGGTACAAGTATGCAGACACTACAGTGATTATTGTAAGGGTATAAGTATGCAGACTTTTTAGTAGGCTGATTTAATTCACATATATTTATCCAAGTACAGGCTTGGACACGATGGTGATGAATGCCACAGAAGAATCAAAACAGACTAGCCCATGTAAGCTTTCAGTTAAAATAATCAATATAGATCAGTGCATTTAagacttcatttaaaaatgctatCTAGTTCCAGAAGGAGCTCTCATTTATCCTTCAATAAAGCCAATTCTATCCTGGTATTATTTCACCATAGTGGTAACGTGTCTATTCAGTTAATGTATTTATACTCTGCACAGGTTTTACTCATCCTATTCCTCCATCATATTACTCTCCTTGTATCCCCTAGCATTCAGACATTAAAGAACACCCCTCTAATTGTGAGTTTGGAAATATCACAGGTCATGGAAATGACTGCTGCATTACTGAAGAAGCAAATCCAAACCTAATCTACAGtttcagcagctgcacaggtatgctctgctgttcttttttctttcctctaaatCAGTCATTTTGTCCTGACACCCAAATGTTTTGCTTGTTCCAAATACAAAGCAGCAGATTTTGCTAGCTTCAACTCCATTTTGTACCATTTTCTTGTGCCTTTGCTTGAATTCAAGCAATTACAATTTCCATGTAATAGCTCCCATCCCTatgaaataaacagaatttttccaATATAgcacaataaagaaaaacaacaataaaaatccatttttctaaTCTTCTCAGTGCTGTAACATACATAGAAGTTCCCAGAAGCAGACAAAACCAGATCAACCATAATGAGCTTTCAGCTCACAAACCAAATAGAAAAGCTTAAACCACAACAATCGTCAACATAATCAGTCACAGAATTATTGCTGGGGGCAAAAAATCAGTTCAATGTAGGACTGattcttcttttaataaaatattactaTCTCCCGTCACTGGGATCTATGTCATGTACAAAGGCTTAGTTCACATGTTGGTTGTAACTGGAAAATAAGTCATATTGCTTATTcttacaaattaattttgtgtttcaaGTACACAAATTTTACCTTCGTGGACAATCTTGTAtttccaaacaaaacatttcactcTTCAACTGTAAagcaaaactggaagaaaacacagctgTAGACCAAAGTTACTCTCAGCAATCAAATTAACAACTAGTTCGGGATGGCAAGTAATCAGCCACCCCTCAGTTCTGAGAAGTTACTCAGGATTCCATTTTATACACACAAGCATCAAGAAAAGGaattgcaattttaaaaaaaaaaaattgttacaaATCAGATTTTTTCCCAGCACTTAAAACTTCAGATGTAATGAAATATCTTCCAAGTACTATCACACAGGCAACTGGCAGAATAACAGTTCTTCTAACACAGAAGTTACAATATTTGGTTTTATTCGTGTTTCTGCACCTTCAAAGAAACTAAAAATCATTAATATATACTGTACATAATGGAAAGTACTAAATTACATCAATTTTTGGAACTCACTTAAGTGAGCAACATAATGCGTTCAG from Corvus hawaiiensis isolate bCorHaw1 chromosome 4, bCorHaw1.pri.cur, whole genome shotgun sequence harbors:
- the IMMP2L gene encoding mitochondrial inner membrane protease subunit 2 isoform X4, which translates into the protein MALLGATSSRKYRQAGFRMWMSMRMRTMAQAQGLGKKYIKAFFKGFFVAVPVTVTFLDRVACVARVEGASMQPSLNPGGRRASDVVLLNHWSIRNYDVQRGDIVSLVEECAV
- the IMMP2L gene encoding mitochondrial inner membrane protease subunit 2 isoform X3 translates to MALLGATSSRKYRQAGFRMWMSMRMRTMAQAQGLGKKYIKAFFKGFFVAVPVTVTFLDRVACVARVEGASMQPSLNPGGRRASDVVLLNHWSIRNYDVQRGDIVSLVTIVWLQFTS